TTCATCACGCCCACCGCCGCACGGTTCTCCACCGGCCCTCCCCCCGCAGCCGCCGCGTTCACGCTCACCCCCGGCAGCAAGCCCAGATTGAAGGGCACCACCTTCCGAGTCCCCGCGCTCGCCCCCACCTCCGCCGCGCTCACACCCGCCCTCGCCTCCAGCACCGGCTCCGCCCCCCCGCGCGACACCGTCGCCTCGCGCAGCACCGAGGTGAAGCTCCCCGGCGCCAGCGGCGTGCGCTTGCCGTCGGCCAGCACGAAGGCCGCCTCGGACACGCCGCCGTCCAGCTCGCGCCGCACCGTGTAGTTGCCCGGCGCCAGCCCCAGCTCCGTCGGGCGCCCCGGCAGCTTCATCAGCTCCACCACCAGCACCCCCGCCTCGTCCCGGACGAAGAAGCGGCCCTCCAGCGTCTCCGTCAGCACCAGCCCCGCCGTCGTCGCCCGGAGATCCGTCATCACCAGATCCCCCGTGCCTGCCAGCTCGATGTCATAGGCCGGGTGCTGCGCACCGCGCTGCGTGCGCTCGGTGCGCGCCAGCGTCTCGTGGAAGGCGAACTGGTAGGCCTCGTTCAGCGTCACCCGCCCGTCCCGCGTCACGTCCGCCGCACCCCGCAGCCCCGACACCAGGTGGTGCGTGAAGAACGAGCCGCCCAGCCGGTCCGACTCCTGCGAGGCCTCGTCCTCGCTCGACGAGGTGAGGATGGCCTGCCCCTTCACCTGGCTGCCCGTATCCACCAGGAACGCCGGCCGCGAGGTGCCGCCCTTGCGCCGCGCGAACGCCCCCGACGCACACGAGTCCAGCACCGCAATGCGCACGTCCGCCGGCAGCCCGCTCAGCGCCCGGCGCAGCTCGCCGTAGTCCACGCGCTCGCCCTGGAGCAGCAGGCCCTCGTCGTCCGAGTGACCCGAGTAATAGAGGAGCACCTCCACCCGGTTCGCCCCCGAGGCCCGCGCCGACTCCGTCAGCGCCTTCATCTTCGAGAAGCCCTCCAGCAGCCCCGCGCGGCCCGTGTCCAGCAGCAGCACCCGGTCCGACGGCGCCACCCCGCCCAGCTCGCCCAGCACCTTGGCGAAGGCCTGCGCGTCCGTGGTGGCATAGCGGAGCTTGTCGCGCCCCGGCCCGCCGTCATTCACCCCCACCAGCAGCGCCAGCCGGCGCACCGGGACGGGAGCCTCCGCGGAAGCCAGCCCCGCCACCAACAGCGTCATCAGCACGAACAGTCGAGTCATGGCGAGACCTTCTCCAGCGTGAAGGACACCTGCGTGAAGCCCTCCGGCAGTGCCAGCGGCGCGGTGCGCACGTCCGCCGAGCCCGCCAGCGCACGGGCCGCGGCCAGCACTGGATCCAATGCGAAGGGGATGTCCGAAGTAATGAAAAGGAAGCGCTCGAAAGCAGGCGCATCGTCCAGCTCGTAGGCCCGGGGCAGCGCGTGGGTCCCCGAGGCCGCGAGCGCCACGGACTGCGCGCCCGTCTCCGGCACGTGCACCGTCACCGTGCCGCGCCCGTCCACCGAGAGGATGATCCCGTACGCGTGGCCCGCGGCGATATAGGAGAGCTGCACCACATCACCCGCGGCGGCGGCGGCTCCATCGGTGAGGCGCTCCGGCTCGGCGGCGCCTTGGCGGTGGACGAGAAGCTGCGGCAGCAGGCCCTTGGCGCGCGTCACTTCGAGCCCGTCCACCCTGTCTCCCACGGGAGGCTCTACCGGGCGGACCACCACGAAGAGCGCCACGACGGCCAGCGCAGGCACCAGCGCGAGCGCCGGAGCCCAGCGGCGCAAAGGGCGCGTCTGCTCCCGGGCCACCTCCAGCCGGCGAGCGGCGGCCGAGCGCAGCTCCACCTCGCGAGCCACGGTGGCGGGCGGCAGCTTCTCCAGGGTGGCGCGGCTGTCGGCCTCGAGCGCGGCGAGGCGGGCCTCGCCATCAGGCTCCTGGGCCAGCCGGGCGCGAGCGGCGGCCAGCTCCTCCGGAGGCAGCTCGCCCAGGGCGATGCGCTCCAGCAACCAGTCCGGGGTACGGCTTGGCGAAGTCATGCGGCCTCCAGCTCTTGCAGCGCGGAAGAGAGCGCCCGCAGGCGCTTGCGCACCCCGGACACGGACAGGCCCACCTCGCGGGCTGTCTCCTCCAGCGTCATTCCATCCACCAGGTGCAGCACGGCGATGTCCCGGCTCGACGCGGGCACCCGGCCAAAGAGCCGATCCAACAGCCCCCGAGCGGCAGTGCGGGCCTCGGTGTCCTCGGCGGCGGCGATGCGCAGCACCAGCTCGTCGTCCTTGTCCTCGGGACGGCGGCGGGCGCCGCGCAGCCGGTTGAGGCACACCCGCGTGGCAATCTGGTGCAGCAGGCTGGAGGGCGCTGAGTTCTTCAGTCCGCCCTGGTAGCGCAACAGCTGCACGAACACGTCGTGCATGGCATCCACGGCCTTCTCCTCGTCTCGGAGGAGGAAGCGGCAGCGCCGGAGCACCTGAGGCCCATAACGGCGATAGTAGGCCTCCACGTCGATTGCCACCGGACTTGCGCCTCCTCTTTCAGCCGCCTGGAACACCGGTGCCGGGAGGAACTGTCACCGGCCTCCGCACTTTTTTCCGCGAGCGCTCCCTATCAGCTTCCGGCCAGGGCTTCCCGCCCCCCTTCCTCAATGTTCTCGCGGGCTTGGGAGTAGGCAGGCAACCGGGCTAAAGAGTCCCCCTCTATGGCGGAGACCCCAAAGGAGCGCTTCCTGCGCGAGGTGCGGGAGATGGATGCCGCAGTGCGTGAGGTGCTCTCCCAGGGACTCGGGGACGAGGCGCTGCGGGAGGCCCTGGAGGCCCTGGCGCTCAAGCCCTGGTTCCGCGAGTTCTCCTGGCTGTGGGGTCCGGAGCTCGCCCAGCGCAGCCGGGTGCTGTTCCGGCCCTTCCTCCTCAACCAGCTCTCACCGTGGTCGCTCGACGCGAAGGGCAAGGCCTTCGAGGCTTGGAAGAAGCCCGAGGTGACCGCGAAGCTCCAGCCCTGGCTGGACGAGGCCGATCGCCGCGACGACGTGGAGTTGTTCCGCAAGCTCTACCTGTGGAAGCTGCGGCAGCAGGTCGACTGGAAGAAGGTGGAGGAGCAGTGGCGCCAGGAGCTGCTCGCCCGCGCCCGCTCCGCCCAGGGCCGTGCGGCGTTCAACACCGCGCTCACGAAGATGGACGTGGCCGCCTACTCGCTCGACGAGCCCACCGCCACTGCACTCTGGGAGCTGAACCCAGCGGGTGCCCGCACGTTCATCCTCCGCCACCTGCCGAGCGAGTGGGCGTTCCAACGAGAAGATCCGAAGCGCCACTGGACCACGCTGCTGGAGCACACAGAGGAAGCCAAGGACCTGGAGCTGTACTTCCCGCTCTACCAACGGCTGGTGCCGCTCAAGGTGTGGCACGCGGACGCGCTCGCCCTCTGCCGGGCCGTGGAGGAGCCCGCGGCGCTCGTCGAGGAGCTGGAGCTGCGGCACCCGCACGGCTTCCGCGTCGACCCGAAGCAGATGGCCGCCACCTTCCTCGCGCTGGCCCAGGCGCGTGGCCGAGACGTGGTGCCCTATCTCTTGAAGCACGCCCGCTCCATCTTCCCCCGCTGGCGCTTCTGGGGCGGCCAAGCAGACGCGAAGGGGCTGGTCCCGCTGCTGGAGCTGTCACGCCGCAAGGGCTGGCTCGATGTCTGGGCCACGCTGCTGCGCACCAGCGCCACCCCCGAGACGTGGAACGCGGAGGTGCAACGGCTCGTGGCGGATCGCCAGAGCCCCGAGGCGGACGTGCGCCATCATCTGCTGCTGCTCGCGGGCGTGGGCAGCGAGTACAACGGGCCGGGCTTCTCCATCGCCCAGGTGCATCCTTTAGAGGACGCGGTGGCCGTCGCGCTCTACGAGCGCTTCCCGGACCTGATGCGCGGGCCTTACCGGATGCACGCCTCGGCGTGGTGGCACCAGGGCTATCCGAAGCTCTCGGCGCGCGTCCTCGAGCGCCAGGACGAGCTGCTCATCGACTACCTGGCGAGCCGCTCCGCGCTGCAGCCCCTGCACGTGGCCCGGCCGCAGTCCCAGTGGCAGCAGACGGTGGACGCCCTCAGCCAGTACTTCGAGGCGCTCCCGGAGAAGGATGGCACCTTCGCCCGCCGGGCCTCCAACGCCCTGTCGATGATGCCGGCGTACTCGATGTCCTACACCTATGACGTGTTGCTGAAGTCCAACCGGCTCGCGCGGCTGCTCTTCGAGCGCTCCACGGACTTCTACCTCTCGGACAGTCAGTCGGTGCGGGACCTGCTGGAGTCGCCGCAGATCCACGTGCAGGCGCTGGCCTTCCGAGTGCTCGGGCGTGACGACTCGCGGGCACGCACGCTGGCAGCCCAGAATGTGGATCTGCTCCAGGCCACGCTGCTGCGGCCACTGCACCGGCGCACGCGGATGATGGCCTTCGCGGCGGTGCGGAACGCGGCCCTGGCGGATGAAGCCGCTGCGCGGCGGCTGCTGGCGCGGATGAAGGAGACCCTGACCCTGCCGGACCGGCGCTATCCCAAGGAGCAGCTCGTGGGGCTGATGGCGGAGGTGCTGCACCACTGGCCCTCGCTGCGAGGGCCGTCGGAGCGCCCGCGCATCTATGGGGAGGCCACGCCATGACGATGCTGGCCCTCAACTACGCGACGCCCAGTGTCTTCGAGTCCACGCGGGAGCGGGCCCTGCTGGGGCTGGCCGCGGATCAGCACCGTCCTGTGCGCTTCCACGCGCGGGTGAAGGAGCACCTGCTCTCGCTGCGGCTGGCGCTCCAGGCGCTCGGCTCCGTCATCTGGCGCCAGGACGAGTGGATGAGCGCGGGCGAGTACGCGAGCTTCTTCCTGGACCCGGTCATCACCATCCACCCGGACCGGGTCTTCTTCGAGGCGTTCAGCCAGGACCAGAGCACCTACGGGCTGGTAGTGGCGGACCGGGCGCTCTTCGAGCCCTCGGGGGAGGTGCGGTGCGGCACCACGAACGTGGACTTCACCGCGTGGCTGTGGGCGGCGCTGGCGGAGATGCGCTCGAGCCGGGAGACGTTCTTCCGCGTGGGACCCGAGGGCTTCGAGGTGACGACAGCAGGTGCCGGGGGCCGCTTCGAGCAGAAGGTGGACATCCCGGACCCGTGGGTGCGCGGCTTCCTCCAGCTGCAGGGCGCCATGGCACTGCCGGGGACGAAGCTGACAGTGCGGCCGGTGGATCTGCTGGCGGCGCTGCGCTTCCTGCGCTTCACCAAGGCGAAGATGTCACCGCGCGCGCTGCGCTATGAAATGGAGCCCGGCGAGGATGCGGCGCTGCTGCTAGAGCCCTGGGAGGAGCGCATCCCCCTGAAAGGCGCCAGCCACACCTATGCAGAGAAGCGCACGATCCGCACGTGGGGCCGGCGGAGGCTGCAGCTGTTGGATCCGCTGCTGCCCTACGCGGACAACGTGGACGTGTACCTCAAGGGCCGGGCGCTCCCCTCCTTCTATGCGGTGAAGCTGCCGGGAGTGACGTTCCTGCTCGGACTGTCCGGGTGGACATCGAACCAGTGGACGGGGACGGGCGGGCTCGACCTGCTGGTGCCTCCTATTAAAGGAGAGGGCCTGACGGAGCGGGTACTCGGGCTGCTGCGAGAGAAGTACGCCCTGAGCGTCGAGGAGGCGAGCACCCTGCTCGGAGCGGAGCGGCCGGCGGTGTCCCGAGCGCTGGCCTCGCTGTGCTCGGAGGGCCGAGCCATCTTCGACGTGGAGCGCCGCGAGTTCCGCCACCGGGAGCTGTTCTCGAAGCCGGTGGACCTGGAGCGGGTCTACCCGCCGGACCCGAGGCGCGAGGAGGCCGAGAAGATGGTCGCCCGAGGCCAGGTGACGATCCAGAGCTCCGAGGCGCGCGAGACGCGGAAGAAGAAGCGCCTGAAGGGGCCCGATGGAGTCCTCTACCGCGAGGTGGTGCTGCGCGACTGGGTGGTGTCGGGAAGGGTGGCGACGCAGGGGAGCGTGGAGGTGGTGCTCAACGACGAGGACCGGCTCATCTTCGGCCGCTGCGGCTGCGAGTTCTTCCAGGAGCACCTGCTGAACCAGGGCCCGTGCGTGCACCTGCTCGCGCTGATGTCGGTGGCGAAGCCCCAGAGGCAGGACCAGGCCACATCTCGGCCGGTGGACAAGGAGTCCTTGCAGAATCCCGTCCTGGCCCATAGCCCGGAGGAGCCCGAGGCACAGGAGAACGGCAGCGAGTCCGATGAGGCGGCGCTTGACGAGGACGGGGACGATGACGATAACCGCTGACGCTCCCGAGGGGGTCCGGGCCTCGCAGACGAGCCGTTCGTGCCGCGGTGTTTCGCCGCGGCGGCTTCTTGTCCCCATCACATCGCCACGGTCCCAGCGTACGCAACGCTGGGATCCCCGAGTCCAGGGCCTCGCAAGTCGTCCCCGCCCGGTCCCCTTCGGAGCACCATGAGCCTCTTCCCAAAGCTGCTCACCTGGGTGAAGACGGTGTTTGGCCAGGGGCCGCGCACGCGCCAGGTGACGCGCCTGTCCTCGGCGAACGGAGGGCCGGTGGACGCCTCGGGCCGGCCGGTGGATGTCGTCACCGAGGAGGTGGTGCTGAAGGGGCCGCTGAAGGAGAAGCATCGGCGGCTCGTGAAGCGGGACCCGCGGCTGCTGCCCAAGCCGCCTCGGAAGAGCCACTGGGAGAAGCGCAAGAAGGTGATGTCCGCGGAGGAGGCCAACCGCCTCTTCTCGGGCACCCTGCGCACGCGCAACCGGAACCTGCGCGACCTGCTCCCAGACGAGGCCCAGCTGGAGCGTTACGGGCTGCCCGTGTGGAGAAGCGAGCAGGACGTGGCCACGGCGCTGGGAATCACGGTGCGGCAGCTGCGGCACTTCTCAGTGCACCGGCAGCGAGACCGGGTGAGCCACTACGTCACCTTCGCGCTGCCGAAGCGCTCGGGAGGGCAGCGGCTCATCCACGCGCCAAAGAAGGGGCTGAAGGCGGTGCAGCGCAAGCTGCTCTCGCTGCTGGTGGAGAAGCTGCCGGTGAGCCCTCTCGCGCACGGCTTCGTGAAGGGGCGCTCGGTGCGCACGGGGGCAGAGGGGCACGTCGGCAAGGCGGTGGTGCTCCGCGTGGACCTGAAGGACTTCTTCCCCTCGGTGAGCTACGCACGGGTGCGAGGGCTGCTCATCGCACTGGGCTACGGCTATCCGGTGGCGGCCACGCTGGCCGTGCTGATGACGGAGTCCGAGCGCCAGCCCGTGGAGGTGGACGGTCAGGTGTTCTTTGTCCCGATAGGCCCGCGCGTCTGCGTGCAGGGAGCACCGACGAGCCCAGGGCTGTGCAACGCGGTGGTGCTGAGGATGGACCGGCGGCTCGCGGGGCTGGCGCGCAAGCACGGCTTCACATACTCGCGCTACGCGGATGACCTGAGCTTCTCGGGCCCGGAGCAGAAGACCGCGGAGAAGCTGCGCGCGCTGGCGGGAAAGATCATCGCGGAGGAGGGCTTCCAGGTGAACGCACCCAAGACGCGGCTGCAGCGCCGGGGCGGGCGGCAGACGGTGACGGGGGTGACGGTGAACCAGGTGCTCGGCCTGTCTCGCAAGGAACGCCGGAAGATGCGCGCGATGATCCACCAGGAGGCCTCGCGGCCTGCGGACGCGGAGAACTCCGCGCGCATCGACGGCAAGCTGGCCTACCTATCCATGCTGAACCCACGGCAGGCCGAGGCGCTCCGGACCCGCCGCAAGGGGCGCACGCGCTGAGTCAGTTGACCTGAACGCTGCCACCTTTGATGCGATTGACGCCGCTGGCGTGCGTCTCGACGTAGGTGCCCCGGAGGATGAGCTTGCCGTTGCGGCGCAGGGTGATGCTCGCCTCTCCGCACTTCAGGACGATCTCGTCCGCGCCTTCGATGGTGACGCGCTTGCCGTCCACATGGGCTTCCATGGGGGGCTCGGAGGGCGGCTGGGGCTGAGGCTCGGAGAGCATCGCATCCAGCATCGGCGTGGGGCTGCCCTGCACGAGCCCGACGATCAGCGGCAGGCGCGCATCCCCATTCTCGAACATCAACACCACACCCGGGCGGGTACTGGCCGCGCCCTGGAGCACCTCGGGCTGAAGTGGCACTGTCCTCCGGGCCACGAGCGGTCCGGCCCGGTTGCCCGGGAAGTCCACCAGCGGGAGCCCTGCGGCATCAGTGCCCACGAGCCAGCCCATCCGAGCGCCCCAGAGCGGCTCGCCGGACTCGGTGCTCGGTGCACCGGCATTCGCTGAAGCAGCAGGCAAGGTCATGTCGAGGCTCCCGAGTGGGAGCGGCGGTCTGCCGCTCGGAGGCCCAGCGTAGCCGAAGCCACCCCGCAGAGGGGCCAGGCTCCGTCCGCTGGGGCTGAGCCGGCGGCTCAAGACGCGGGGTTGCGCACCAGCACCACGGGCCGATCGCAGCGCGTCATCACCGCCTGGGCCACCGAGCCCATCACCGCCCGCATCATCCCCGTGCGGCCGTGAGTGGCCATGCAGATGAGGTCCGCGCCGTGGCGCTCGGCGGCTTGGGCGATGACACCCGCCACGTCGCTCCCGGCCGTCACCTCCAGTTCCACCTTCCGCCCCCCCTGCACCGCCGCGCGAGGCACTCGCTCCTCGAGCTGCTTCCGGAGCGCGCTCAGCTGCTCCGGGCCCGTCTGCGGCGGGGCGACATGCAGCAGGTGCACCGTGCCGCCCTGAGGCGCCAGCGCGCACGCTTGGGCGATGGCCCGGTCTCCCAGCTCGGAGAAGTCCGTGGTCACCAGCACCGTGCGCACCTGAGGCAGCTCCACGTCCGCTCCCTGCACCGCCGCGCGAGACGGCACGCACACCACCGTCATCTTCGCCAGCCGCAGCGCGTGCTGAGACACGCTCCACAGCTTCCCGAGCGCCCTGCGGTGGTGCGAGCCCACCACCAGCACGTCCACGCCCTCCTCCGCGGCCAGCGCGACGAGGTGGTCCGCGATGCGGCCCAGGCCCACCTCCAGGCGCACCCGGACGGGCTTGCCGCCCTCGGACAGCGGCTCCACCAGCACCGCGGCTTCCTTCTCCAGAGCCTGGCGCAGCGCCGGCGTCACGTCCGCGAAGCCCAGCGGGCTCTCCAGCCCCAGGCGCACGGCCTCCTCCTGGGCCCAGAAGACGCGGCCGCCCACCAGTTCGATGGGCCCCAGCTTGCGCAGCCCCTTCACCCAGTCGCGCGCCGCCGAGAAGGGCAGCGAGCGATCCACCCCCAGCATCACCTTGAGCGGCCGCTCCCCGCGCCCCCACGCCTCCAGCGACTCCACGTTCCGGGCGACGACCAGCGGCACCTCCACCGTCTGCGCCAGCCGGTCCACCGTGCCGCCCAGGCCCAGGAAGGGCGTCTCCTGGCTCGGCGCCGCCGTCACCACCATCGTGGCGCCCTGCTTCTTGGCGAACTCCTGCACCGCCGCGGCCGGCTCGCCCGTGAGCACCGTGTGCTGCACCTGGGCGCCGAGCTTCTGCATCCGCTTCGCCTCGTCGGCCAGCGCCGCCTCGGCCGCCTCCATCAGCGGCTTACCGAAGGCCCTCGCGGAGTCCTGCGGCAGCACGTGGACGAGCCACAACGGCACACCGGCCTTCCGGGCAAGCAGCGCGGCGGCATCACACGCGCGGCGGGCGGCATCGGAGAAGTTGGTGGCGCAGACGACAGGCATGGTGCCTCCGCGAAGATGGGCCCAAGGGCCAGTGGAACGAAACCTCTTCTACCTTGTTCAAGCCCCGCGCCAGAGGACTATCGCGCGGGTGTCCGTAGGACTTGTTCGGCCTTCACCTCATGGGCGAGCGGCTCGCCCCGCTCGAAGGCCTGGAGGCTGCCCAGCGTGGTGTCCGCGATGTTGCCCAGCGCCTCCCGGGTGAGGAAGGCCTGGTGGGAGGTGACCAGCACGTTCGGGAAGGTGAGCAAGCGCGCCAGCACGTCGTCCTGGAGCACCTTGCCGCTCAGGTCCTGGAAGAAGATGCCCTCCTCTTCCTCGTAGACGTCCAGCCCCGCGGCGCCCATGTGGCCACGCTTGAGGGCCTCGATGAGCGCCCGGCTGTCGATGAGCGCGCCCCGGCCCGTGTTGATCAGCATGACGCCACGCTTCATCTTCCCCAGCGCCTCGGCGCTCACCAGGTGGTGGGTGCCCGGCGTGAGCGGCACGTGCAGGGTGATGATGTCCGCGTCGCGGTACAGGGTGTCCAGCGGCACATACTGGGCTCCCAGCTCGAGCTCCACCTCCGGGTCCGGCACCACGTCGAAGCACAGCAGCCGGCAGCCGAAGCCACGGAAGATGCGCGCCGCCGCCCGGCCAATGCGCCCAGTCCCCACCACCCCCACCGTCTTCCCGTGCAGGTCGAAGCCCACCAGCCCGTCCAGGGAGAAGTTCCAGTCGCGCACCCGCGCATACGCTTGATGGATGCGGCGGTTGAGCGCCAGCACCAGCGCCACCGCATGCTCCGCCACGGCATAGGGCGAGTACTCGGGAACGCGCACCACCCGGATGCCCAGCCGCGCCGCGGCCACGAGGTCCACGTGGTTGTAGCCCGCCGAGCGCAGCGCCACCACGCGCGTGCCGCCAGCGGCCAGCACCTCCAGGGCCGCGGCGTCCACCTTGTCATTGACGAACGAGCACACCCCCGGAAAGCCCTGGGCCAGCTGCGCCGTCTGCGCGGTGAGCCGCGGCTCGAAGAACACGAGCGCGTGGCCAAACCGGGCGTTGGACGCTTCCAGCGCCTCCCGGTCGTAGCGATGCGTGTCGAAGACCGCCACCTTCATGAGACCCTCCGTTTCAAGGTGTTGCCCAGCCCCCCGTGCGCCATCCGCCGCAGGGGCATGCTCTCACTGCTGGAGAGCGGCCAGGCACCCAGTGGCTGTGCAGGTCCGCCGTCCCTCGCCAGATTCGCCTCCGCGGTTCCAAAATCCAAGGAGTTGCGTGAGTCAGCCCCTGTACTCCCGGTGGGGGCAGACGGGCGTCTTCTGTGGGCCGCTTTATCTTGTGGGGAAAGAGGCCTCGGAGGTTGCCCATGTACCGCTGTCCTACCTGTGGTGCTTTCAACCGTGTCCCTGCCACCCGTCCCTCGGGACTTCCCGCGTGTGGCCGCTGCCACGGCGCGCTCGATACTTCGGGAAAACCCCAATCGGTGGATGGAGAGGGGCTCGCGCGGGCGGTGGCCTCGTCGCCGGTGCCCGTGCTGGTGGACGTATGGGCGCCCTGGTGCGGGCCATGCCGGATGGTGGCTCCCGTGTTGGAAGCAGTGGGGCAGTCGCAGGCGGGGCGGCTCATCGTTCTGAAATTGAACTCGGAAGAACATCCGGAGGCCGCCTCGCGGCTGAGCGTGAGGGGCATCCCTACTTTTGTCCTCTACGCCCACGGGCGTGAGGTGGCGCGGCGCAGCGGGGCCATGCCGCGCGCGGAGCTGGAGCGCTGGCTCCATGAGGCCTGGGGCAGCTCGGAGGAAGTGCGCATGTAGCGGGGAGTGGAGAACCCGAACGGTTGAGGGCGCGGGAGGTGCCTCGGCCAGCGAGCGAAGGATGCAGGTGGGGAATGAGGCGGACCATGGATGAGAGCGCAGCGCTGTTCACCGACTTGTACGAGTTCACCATGGTGGACGGCTACCTCCAGGAGGACATGCACGACGAAGCGGTGTTCAGCCTCTTCGTCCGCCGCCTCCCCGCGCGACGCAACTTCCTGATGGCCTGTGGGCTCGAGGATGCGCTGCGCTACCTGGAGACGCTGCGCTTCACCCCCGCGCAGCTCGACTACCTGGCCTCGCTCCAGCTCTTCTCGGATCGGCTGCTGCGCTACCTGGAGCGCTTCCGCTTCTCGGGCGAGGTGTGCGCCGTCCCTGAGGGCACGCCCCTCTTCGGCGAGGAACCCCTCCTGGAGGTCATCGCGCCGCTGCCCGAGGCCCAGCTGTTGGAGACGTACCTGCTCAACCAGGTCCACCTGCAGACGCTGGCGGCCTCCAAGGCCACCCGGGTCATCGGTGCGGCGGCAGGGCGCCCGGTGGTGGAGTTCTGCCTGCGGCGCAGCCATGGCATGGACGCCGGGCTGAAGGTGGCGCGCGCGGCCTTCATCGCGGGGTTGGATGCCACCTCCAACATGCTGGCCGGGCAGCGCTACGGCATCCCTGTGAAGGGAACCATGGCGCACAGCTTCGTGCAGGCCCATGAGGGCGAGCTGGAGGCCTTCCGCACCTTCACGCGCTACTTCCCGGACAGCACCCTGCTGGTAGACACCTACGACACACTGCGCGGCGTTCAGCACGTCATCCGTCTGGCACGCGAGCTGGGAGAGGGCTTCCACGTGCGCGCAGTGCGGCTGGATTCGGGAGACATGCTGGCGCTGTCGCGCGCGACACGGCAGATGCTGGACGAGGCGGGGCTGCAGCGCGTGAACATCATTGCCAGCGGCAACCTGGACGAGGACTCCATCGCGCGGCTGGTGGCCGAGGAAGCGCCCATCGATTGTTTCGGCGTGGGGACGTCGCTCGGGACGTCCTCGGACGTGCCGTGCCTGGACATGGTCTACAAGCTGGTGGCGTACGCGGGGAAGGATCGCATCAAGCTGTCCACCGCGAAGGCCCTCCTCCCGGGCCGCAAGCAGGTGTTCCGCGAGGAAGAGAACGGCGTGGCGCGCCGGGACGTGCTGGCCCGTCACGGAGAGCAGCTGAAGGGCCGCCCACTGCTGCACCCGGTGATGCGGGGCGGCAAGCGGATGGAAGGAGCGTCGCCTTCACTCACGGAGGTCCGCGCCTACGCGCGGCGCGAGCTGGAGCGGCTGCCTCCCGAGCTGCGGCAGTTGGAGCCCATCTCTCCTCCCTACCGGGTGGAGGCGAGCCCGGTGCTGGCCTGGACGCGCGAACAGCTGACGGAGGCGTGGGAAGCGAGCCCCTGAGCTCGCGCCCCTCCGCCTGACGGGAAAAGTCGGCCTCCGCGTGCCACCCCCGTGGACACGCGGAGACCTACCCCTTTCCTCGGGCCGCGGGTCTTCGCCTGCGGGCCCTCGGACTTCCCGGGTGAGCGCTCCTGGAGCAATGCGCGTGCCGGGGCCGCTCTCCCTCGGGAGCCGCTCTTCACGACGCTGGAGCAGCGCAAGGACTGCGTCCGCGCCAGATGTCAGGCGCAAAGCATGCGGGCCTGGGGGGGCCTTCCCCCCTTGAAAGGGCTCTGGAATGAAGGCTGCTACACGGGAGCACTCTCATGGGAGGTTTCCGGCACGTGTTGGACTGGAGAGCGCGGTACGCGGACAAGGTGGTGACGGCGGAGGAGGCCATCCGGAGCATGGCTCCGGGGCGGCGCATCCTCATCGGCTCGGGGGCCGCGGAGCCCGTCACCTTGGTGAAGGCGATGGTGGAGCAAGGCACCCACCTGGCTGACAACGAGGTGGTCCACCTGCTGACCCTGGGCCCGGCCCCTTACGTGGAGCCCGAGCACTCGGATCGCTTCCGGCACATCGCCTTCTTCATCGGCTCCAACGTGCGCAAGGCGGTACAGGAGGGGCGCGCGGACTTCATGCCGGTGTTCCTGTCGGAGATCCCCGAGCTGATCCGCAGCCGGCGGGTCCGCGTGGACGTGGCGATGATCCAGGTGAGCCCGCCGGACGCGCACGGGTACGTGAGCCTGGGCGTGTCGGTGGACATCGTCCGCAGCGCGGTGGACTCGGCCACGCTCATTATTGCCGAGGTC
The Hyalangium minutum DNA segment above includes these coding regions:
- a CDS encoding universal stress protein, producing the protein MPVVCATNFSDAARRACDAAALLARKAGVPLWLVHVLPQDSARAFGKPLMEAAEAALADEAKRMQKLGAQVQHTVLTGEPAAAVQEFAKKQGATMVVTAAPSQETPFLGLGGTVDRLAQTVEVPLVVARNVESLEAWGRGERPLKVMLGVDRSLPFSAARDWVKGLRKLGPIELVGGRVFWAQEEAVRLGLESPLGFADVTPALRQALEKEAAVLVEPLSEGGKPVRVRLEVGLGRIADHLVALAAEEGVDVLVVGSHHRRALGKLWSVSQHALRLAKMTVVCVPSRAAVQGADVELPQVRTVLVTTDFSELGDRAIAQACALAPQGGTVHLLHVAPPQTGPEQLSALRKQLEERVPRAAVQGGRKVELEVTAGSDVAGVIAQAAERHGADLICMATHGRTGMMRAVMGSVAQAVMTRCDRPVVLVRNPAS
- a CDS encoding 2-hydroxyacid dehydrogenase gives rise to the protein MKVAVFDTHRYDREALEASNARFGHALVFFEPRLTAQTAQLAQGFPGVCSFVNDKVDAAALEVLAAGGTRVVALRSAGYNHVDLVAAARLGIRVVRVPEYSPYAVAEHAVALVLALNRRIHQAYARVRDWNFSLDGLVGFDLHGKTVGVVGTGRIGRAAARIFRGFGCRLLCFDVVPDPEVELELGAQYVPLDTLYRDADIITLHVPLTPGTHHLVSAEALGKMKRGVMLINTGRGALIDSRALIEALKRGHMGAAGLDVYEEEEGIFFQDLSGKVLQDDVLARLLTFPNVLVTSHQAFLTREALGNIADTTLGSLQAFERGEPLAHEVKAEQVLRTPAR
- the trxA gene encoding thioredoxin; translated protein: MYRCPTCGAFNRVPATRPSGLPACGRCHGALDTSGKPQSVDGEGLARAVASSPVPVLVDVWAPWCGPCRMVAPVLEAVGQSQAGRLIVLKLNSEEHPEAASRLSVRGIPTFVLYAHGREVARRSGAMPRAELERWLHEAWGSSEEVRM
- a CDS encoding nicotinate phosphoribosyltransferase, translating into MDESAALFTDLYEFTMVDGYLQEDMHDEAVFSLFVRRLPARRNFLMACGLEDALRYLETLRFTPAQLDYLASLQLFSDRLLRYLERFRFSGEVCAVPEGTPLFGEEPLLEVIAPLPEAQLLETYLLNQVHLQTLAASKATRVIGAAAGRPVVEFCLRRSHGMDAGLKVARAAFIAGLDATSNMLAGQRYGIPVKGTMAHSFVQAHEGELEAFRTFTRYFPDSTLLVDTYDTLRGVQHVIRLARELGEGFHVRAVRLDSGDMLALSRATRQMLDEAGLQRVNIIASGNLDEDSIARLVAEEAPIDCFGVGTSLGTSSDVPCLDMVYKLVAYAGKDRIKLSTAKALLPGRKQVFREEENGVARRDVLARHGEQLKGRPLLHPVMRGGKRMEGASPSLTEVRAYARRELERLPPELRQLEPISPPYRVEASPVLAWTREQLTEAWEASP